From a single Nitrospirota bacterium genomic region:
- a CDS encoding methylated-DNA--[protein]-cysteine S-methyltransferase — MSSMKPSRSDLNDYCDILQTPIGTLYLVLRSSALIGISFEKPLAVTPKQTKDSAAAKKELSEYFEQGRCSFSFRTAFTEGTEFEKEVWESLKEIPYGETRTYKWIADRIGKPHASRAVGNALGKNPIPIAFPCHRIIESNGSIGGYTPGIDIKRRLLEIEYYHRLSKT; from the coding sequence GTGAGCAGCATGAAACCGAGCAGGTCAGATCTTAACGATTATTGCGATATACTCCAGACCCCGATAGGGACGCTTTATCTTGTCTTAAGATCTTCTGCTTTGATCGGCATATCCTTCGAAAAACCTCTCGCAGTCACACCAAAACAGACAAAAGATTCAGCTGCTGCAAAAAAAGAACTGTCAGAATATTTTGAACAGGGAAGATGCAGCTTCAGCTTCAGAACAGCCTTTACTGAAGGCACTGAGTTCGAGAAAGAGGTGTGGGAGTCTTTGAAGGAAATTCCCTATGGCGAGACACGCACATACAAATGGATCGCGGACAGGATCGGGAAACCCCACGCATCACGGGCTGTGGGCAATGCCCTCGGTAAAAACCCCATACCTATTGCCTTTCCCTGCCACAGGATCATAGAGTCTAACGGCTCGATCGGCGGATACACCCCGGGAATTGATATTAAGCGGCGGCTCCTTGAGATCGAGTATTACCATAGACTCTCAAAGACCTGA
- a CDS encoding PIN domain-containing protein: MKKYVIDTQALIKFMNGVKVISTAVDEILRKADAGENIIIIPSVVIFEIAYLYEKKRIPVSVMDIEGIISGSLNYIEEPLTLDIIKSAFEITDIPELHDRLIAGTARHLDLPLITNDPVILRSDFVKSVNGE; this comes from the coding sequence ATGAAGAAGTATGTGATCGACACTCAGGCCCTGATTAAGTTTATGAACGGGGTGAAGGTAATCAGCACGGCTGTCGATGAAATTCTCAGGAAGGCCGATGCCGGAGAAAACATTATCATAATCCCGTCAGTGGTGATCTTTGAGATCGCCTACCTTTACGAGAAGAAGAGAATACCAGTGTCCGTGATGGACATCGAAGGCATAATTTCAGGTTCTCTAAATTATATTGAAGAACCGTTGACCCTTGATATTATAAAATCTGCTTTTGAAATAACTGATATTCCAGAACTCCATGACAGACTTATTGCCGGAACTGCCCGGCATCTTGACCTGCCCCTTATAACGAACGATCCGGTAATACTCAGGAGTGATTTTGTAAAGAGCGTAAATGGAGAATAA
- a CDS encoding restriction endonuclease subunit S: MSWKKVRLGEVLSHRKGFITINDNAEYKLCRVQLHRRGVVLREMIKGKTIRTKKQQICKSGDFLVAEMDAKVGGYGFVPEELEGAIVSSHYYLFELDEDKIRPRYLEVVSKLLILQEQIKATGSTNYAAIRPIDVLNWEIPLPDVGHQIRIENLYEITDKKGTTLTAELTHQLDLVKQLRQAFLREAMQGKLVEQDPKDEPASELLKKIKTALRQAQGDKKNWKQKGLPPIKKDEISFEVPESWVWCRLGTIAEMCLGKMLDQIKNKGSLQPYLRNTNVRWGGFDLSDLKEMRFTESEEDRFSIIKEDLVICEGGEPGRAAIWENETPIKFQKALHRVRVNGKVLSSKYLFYCILSDANTKRLIDYFTGAGIQHLTGKSLSKYAIPLPPLPEQHRIVAKLEQLMHLCDDLEQSIRQSKEQTNMLLQSALREALQPKAKIIQLPVLQKAEDKAFLKRKVLATYIINQSLNDPYFGDTKFEKLLHLADHIAIKRNLNQKYIQKVAGPYDNSFTYPYFEQVEKSKWFIRKKDGSRYFFKPGQSHLKSMATYNLFSEDELKRVDKIINYFKNSTYEKPEIASTLYAVWNNRIIQQQEINDNLLIEDFYKWDENKKRYERAVLERALQWMRQEGLVPDGWGKVILKAGKEKVGNKL; this comes from the coding sequence ATGAGCTGGAAGAAAGTACGGTTGGGGGAAGTTTTATCTCATCGTAAAGGTTTCATCACAATAAATGATAATGCAGAGTATAAGCTTTGCCGAGTTCAACTGCATAGACGAGGTGTTGTTCTCCGTGAAATGATCAAAGGCAAAACCATTAGAACTAAGAAACAACAGATATGTAAATCAGGCGATTTCCTTGTAGCTGAAATGGATGCAAAAGTTGGTGGATATGGATTTGTGCCTGAAGAATTAGAGGGAGCAATTGTTAGCAGTCATTATTATTTATTTGAACTAGATGAAGATAAAATAAGACCGAGATACTTAGAGGTAGTTTCAAAGTTGTTAATTCTTCAGGAGCAGATTAAAGCAACTGGTTCTACTAACTATGCAGCGATTAGGCCAATAGATGTTTTGAACTGGGAAATTCCGCTGCCAGATGTGGGCCATCAAATTAGAATTGAAAACCTGTATGAAATAACTGATAAGAAAGGAACTACTCTCACCGCCGAACTCACTCACCAGCTTGATTTGGTAAAACAACTCCGCCAAGCCTTTTTACGTGAGGCTATGCAGGGCAAGCTGGTAGAGCAAGACCCAAAAGACGAACCAGCAAGTGAACTGCTCAAGAAGATTAAAACTGCCCTTCGACAGGCTCAGGGTGACAAGAAAAATTGGAAGCAAAAAGGACTGCCTCCGATCAAAAAAGATGAAATCTCTTTTGAAGTTCCAGAAAGCTGGGTGTGGTGCAGGTTGGGAACTATAGCAGAAATGTGCTTGGGCAAAATGTTAGACCAAATAAAAAACAAAGGGTCATTACAGCCGTATTTGAGAAATACAAACGTTAGATGGGGTGGTTTTGATCTCTCCGATTTAAAGGAAATGAGATTTACAGAAAGCGAAGAGGATAGATTTTCAATAATTAAAGAAGATTTAGTGATTTGTGAGGGAGGCGAGCCGGGTAGAGCAGCAATTTGGGAGAATGAAACGCCAATCAAATTCCAGAAAGCGCTTCACAGAGTAAGAGTTAATGGGAAAGTATTAAGTAGCAAGTATTTGTTCTACTGCATTTTGTCAGATGCAAATACCAAAAGATTGATTGATTATTTTACTGGGGCAGGGATTCAACACCTTACAGGAAAATCCTTATCGAAATATGCTATTCCACTCCCTCCCCTTCCAGAACAACACCGTATCGTCGCCAAGCTGGAGCAACTCATGCATTTGTGCGATGATCTGGAACAAAGCATCCGTCAGAGCAAAGAGCAGACAAATATGCTGCTGCAATCGGCGTTGAGGGAGGCGTTACAGCCGAAAGCAAAAATTATTCAGTTGCCTGTCTTGCAGAAAGCAGAAGACAAAGCATTCCTGAAACGAAAAGTGCTTGCTACTTACATTATCAATCAATCCTTGAATGACCCGTACTTTGGCGACACCAAATTTGAGAAGTTGTTGCATTTAGCTGACCATATAGCTATCAAACGCAATCTGAATCAAAAATATATCCAGAAGGTGGCTGGCCCATACGACAATAGTTTTACCTATCCTTATTTTGAGCAAGTCGAAAAGAGCAAATGGTTTATTAGAAAAAAGGATGGTTCGCGATATTTTTTTAAACCAGGGCAAAGTCATTTAAAATCAATGGCGACATATAATCTCTTTTCCGAAGATGAATTGAAAAGAGTGGATAAAATCATTAACTATTTCAAAAACTCAACCTACGAAAAGCCTGAAATAGCTTCAACTCTCTATGCCGTATGGAACAATAGAATTATCCAGCAGCAGGAAATAAATGATAACTTATTGATTGAAGACTTCTATAAATGGGATGAAAATAAAAAACGATATGAGCGTGCCGTCTTGGAAAGAGCTTTGCAATGGATGAGACAGGAAGGGCTTGTGCCGGACGGTTGGGGGAAGGTGATTCTAAAGGCAGGCAAAGAAAAAGTTGGGAATAAATTATGA
- a CDS encoding N-6 DNA methylase: MSNVSGIIESIRKIMWQDIGLNGDAQRVEQLGWMLFLKIFSDKDKEMSLLDDKYKSPIPAQYRWESWAANDEGDTGDELLEFVDRKLFPALRNISVNTGNRRALIVREVFEGNHNYMKSGGNIRKVLNKLNELDFNVAKDRHAFGEIYEGILKELQSAGKSGEFYTPRAITQFITEIINPQLGEKMLDPSTGTGGFITAVIEHQKKQANNIEDRRSIAENVAGWEYKPLPYLLAITNLILHDIEVPNITFRDALDQPLSNYTEKHRRVDIIEANPPFGGIVANSNENNFPQNYRTKESADLFLILMIHLLKHGGRAGIVLPDGSLTGEGVKQRVRQRLLEECNLHTIIRLPNSVFQPYATVATNLLFFEKGKPTKDIWYYEHRLPEGQKAYSKTRPIRLEELNPIKKWWKKRTESDVCWKVNIETIVERGYDLDIKNPNKQEEAHEYSSSELMGMLHESFDKSNALLDQLKQAVR; encoded by the coding sequence ATGAGCAATGTTTCAGGCATTATAGAAAGCATACGCAAGATCATGTGGCAGGACATTGGTCTGAATGGTGACGCGCAGCGCGTTGAACAATTGGGCTGGATGCTTTTTCTGAAAATATTTAGCGACAAAGACAAAGAAATGTCTCTTCTGGACGACAAATATAAGTCACCCATTCCGGCACAGTACCGTTGGGAGTCATGGGCTGCCAATGATGAAGGAGATACAGGGGATGAGCTGCTGGAGTTTGTTGACCGAAAGCTGTTTCCGGCCCTCCGCAATATTAGTGTAAATACCGGCAACCGCCGGGCGTTGATTGTGCGCGAAGTGTTTGAAGGCAACCATAACTACATGAAGAGCGGCGGCAATATCCGCAAGGTGCTGAACAAACTCAATGAGCTTGACTTTAACGTTGCCAAAGACCGCCACGCCTTTGGCGAAATTTATGAAGGCATTCTGAAGGAATTGCAGAGCGCGGGCAAAAGCGGAGAATTTTATACGCCAAGGGCTATAACTCAATTTATTACTGAAATAATAAATCCGCAATTAGGCGAAAAAATGCTTGACCCTTCAACGGGTACAGGCGGGTTTATTACCGCAGTAATTGAGCACCAGAAAAAGCAGGCCAACAACATAGAAGACAGGCGCAGCATTGCTGAAAATGTGGCAGGGTGGGAGTACAAACCCTTGCCTTATCTGCTGGCAATCACCAATTTGATTTTGCATGATATTGAAGTGCCGAATATTACTTTCAGAGATGCCTTAGACCAACCATTGAGCAATTATACCGAAAAACACAGGAGGGTTGATATTATTGAAGCCAATCCGCCTTTTGGCGGGATTGTGGCCAACAGCAACGAGAACAATTTTCCGCAGAACTACAGAACAAAAGAAAGCGCCGACCTGTTTTTGATTTTGATGATACACCTGCTCAAGCACGGAGGCCGCGCAGGCATCGTGTTGCCCGACGGCTCGCTAACAGGCGAAGGCGTAAAACAAAGAGTAAGGCAACGACTGCTTGAAGAATGCAATCTCCATACCATCATCCGCCTGCCGAATTCCGTTTTTCAGCCCTATGCAACAGTAGCAACCAATCTGTTATTTTTTGAAAAAGGCAAACCTACTAAAGACATCTGGTATTACGAACACCGCTTGCCCGAAGGACAGAAGGCATACAGCAAGACCAGGCCGATACGGCTGGAAGAATTAAACCCGATTAAAAAGTGGTGGAAGAAAAGAACTGAAAGTGATGTTTGTTGGAAGGTAAATATTGAGACCATTGTTGAGCGTGGTTATGATCTGGATATTAAAAATCCGAACAAGCAGGAAGAGGCCCACGAATACAGCAGCTCGGAGCTGATGGGGATGCTGCATGAGAGTTTTGACAAGAGTAATGCTTTGTTGGACCAGTTGAAACAGGCTGTGCGATGA